The genomic DNA AAAGCTCTCAGGCGGTGAAACGCAACGTGTACTGTTGGCGCGGGCGCTGCTGAATCGCCCGCAGTTACTGGTACTTGACGAACCCACGCAAGGGGTTGACGTCAACGGCCAGGTGGCGCTGTACGATCTCATCAACCAGTTGCGACAGGAGCTGGACTGCGCGGTGCTGATGGTCTCCCATGACCTGCATTTAGTGATGGCGAAAACCGATGAAGTGCTGTGTCTTAACCATCACATCTGCTGCTCCGGCACGCCGGAAGTGGTCGCGCTGCATCCGGAGTTTATGTCGATGTTCGGCCCGCGAGGCGCTGAGCAACTGGGCATCTACCGCCATCATCATAATCATCGTCATGATCTGCAAGGTCACATCATTCTGCGTCGGGGAAATGGTCGTCCATGATTGAATTATTATTCCCCGGCTGGCTGGCCGGGATTATGCTCGCCTGTGCGGCAGGTCCGCTTGGCTCGTTCGTCGTGTGGCGCCGCATGTCGTACTTTGGCGATACCCTCGCGCACGCCTCGTTGCTGGGCGTCGCTTTCGGCCTGTTGCTGGATGTAAACCCTTTCTATGCGGTGATTGCCGTCACCCTGCTGCTGGCCGCCGGTCTGGTCTGGCTGGAGCGCCGTCCACAGCTCGCTATAGATACTTTACTGGGGATTATGGCGCACAGCGCGCTGTCGCTGGGTCTGGTGGTGGTGAGCCTGATGGCCAACGTGCGGGTCGATTTAATGGCCTACCTGTTTGGCGATCTGCTGGCCGTCACGCCGGAAGATTTGCTCTCTATTGCGCTGGGCGTGATAGTGGTGGTGGGCATTTTACTGTGGCAATGGCGCAATCTGTTGTCGATGACCATCAGCCCGGACCTGGCGTTCGTTGACGGTGTAAAGCTGCAGCGCGTAAAACTGCTGCTGATGCTGGTAACGGCATTGACCATTGGCGTGGCGATGAAGTTTGTCGGCGCGCTGATCATCACGTCGCTGCTGATTATTCCTGCGGCGACCGCGCGGCGTTTTGCTCGCACACCTGAACAGATGGCCGCGGTTGCTGTGGGTGTGGGCATGATTGCGGTAACCGGCGGCTTAACCTTCTCGGCGATTTATGACACGCCAGCAGGACCGTCAGTGGTGCTCTGCGCGGCGCTGTTGTTTATTTTCAGCATGATGAAGAAAACCGCACAGTAACGGGTATTTCCCCGGTGGCGCTACGCTTACCGGGGCTACAAAAACCATTGCTGCTTATGGCAATTCCGGTGGTTTAATACCGAAGTGATCCCACGCCCGCACGGTTGCCATGCGCCCGCGCGGCGTGCGCTGCAAAAATCCCTGCTGGATCAGGTACGGCTCCAGCACATCTTCAATGGTTTCACGCTCTTCGCCAATCGCGGCGGCGAGGTTATCCAGCCCGACCGGCCCACCGAAGAATTTATCAATCACCGCCAGCAACAGCTTGCGGTCCATGTAGTCAAACCCTTCAACATCAACGTTCAGCATATCCAGCGCCTGAGATGCAACGTCCAGCGAGATAGTGCCATCATGACGAACCTCGGCGTAATCACGCACGCGGCGCAGCAGGCGGTTCGCAATACGCGGCGTACCACGGGAACGGCGAGCCACTTCCAGCGCACCCTCTTCGCTCAGCTCCAGCCCCATATAGCGCGCGCTGCGGCCAACAATATGCTGCAGGTCCGGTACCTGATAAAACTCCAGCCGCTGGACGATGCCGAAACGATCACGCAGCGGCGACGTCAGCGAGCCCGCGCGAGTTGTCGCGCCAATCAACGTAAACGGCGGGAGATCAATTTTAATGGAGCGCGCCGCTGGCCCTTCGCCAATCATGATATCGAGCTGGTAGTCTTCCATCGCCGGATAGAGCACCTCTTCCACCACCGGGGAAAGACGGTGAATTTCGTCGATAAACAGCACGTCATGCGGTTCAAGGTTAGTGAGCATCGCCGCCAGATCGCCCGCTTTCTCCAGCACCGGGCCTGACGTGGTGCGCAAATTCACGCCCATTTCATTGGCGACAATATTCGCCAGCGTGGTTTTTCCCAACCCTGGTGGGCCGAAAATCAGCAGATGATCGAGCGCATCACCACGCAATTTCGCCGCCTGGATGAAAATCTCCATTTGTGAGCGAACCTGCGGCTGGCCGATATACTCTTCAAGCAGCTTAGGACGGATGGCGCGATCCACCACCTCTTCCTCGCTGGTACTGCCTGCTGTGACCAGGCGGTCTGCTTCAATCATCCTTTACCTCACAACGCGGCGCGGAGCGCTTCGCGGATCAGGGTTTCACTGTTGGCGTCCGGTTTCGCAATTTTGCTCACCATCCGACTGGCTTCCTGAGGTTTATAGCCCAGCGCAACCAGCGCGGCAACCGCTTCCTGTTCCGCGTCGCCATCGGTGGCGCTGGCCGGTGACGTCAGCACCAGATCTGCCGCCGGGGTGAACAGGTCGCCATGCAGGCCTTTGAAGCGGTCTTTCATTTCGACAATCAACCGTTCCGCCGTTTTCTTGCCGATGCCCGGCAGTTTCACCAGTGCCGCCGCCTCTTCGCGCTCAACGGCGTTGACGAACTGTTGCGCCGACATGCCGGAGAGAATAGCGAGCGCCAGTTTCGGGCCGACGCCGTTGGTTTTAATCAGTTCGCGGAACAACGTGCGTTCTTGTTTGTTGTTAAAACCAAACAGCAATTGTGCATCTTCACGCACCACAAACTGGGTGAAGATCACCGCCTCTTTGCCAACGTCAGGCAGTTCATAAAAACAGGTCATTGGCATATGGACTTCATAGCCCACGCCTCCCGCTTCGAGTAA from Trabulsiella odontotermitis includes the following:
- the znuC gene encoding zinc ABC transporter ATP-binding protein ZnuC, producing the protein MTNLVTLDNVSVTFGQRRVLSDISLVLKPGKILTLLGPNGAGKSTLVRVVLGLITPDEGVVTRETTLRIGYVPQKLHLDATLPLTVSRFLRLRPGTRKADILPALKRVQAGHLIDAPMQKLSGGETQRVLLARALLNRPQLLVLDEPTQGVDVNGQVALYDLINQLRQELDCAVLMVSHDLHLVMAKTDEVLCLNHHICCSGTPEVVALHPEFMSMFGPRGAEQLGIYRHHHNHRHDLQGHIILRRGNGRP
- the znuB gene encoding zinc ABC transporter permease subunit ZnuB, translating into MIELLFPGWLAGIMLACAAGPLGSFVVWRRMSYFGDTLAHASLLGVAFGLLLDVNPFYAVIAVTLLLAAGLVWLERRPQLAIDTLLGIMAHSALSLGLVVVSLMANVRVDLMAYLFGDLLAVTPEDLLSIALGVIVVVGILLWQWRNLLSMTISPDLAFVDGVKLQRVKLLLMLVTALTIGVAMKFVGALIITSLLIIPAATARRFARTPEQMAAVAVGVGMIAVTGGLTFSAIYDTPAGPSVVLCAALLFIFSMMKKTAQ
- the ruvB gene encoding Holliday junction branch migration DNA helicase RuvB, producing MIEADRLVTAGSTSEEEVVDRAIRPKLLEEYIGQPQVRSQMEIFIQAAKLRGDALDHLLIFGPPGLGKTTLANIVANEMGVNLRTTSGPVLEKAGDLAAMLTNLEPHDVLFIDEIHRLSPVVEEVLYPAMEDYQLDIMIGEGPAARSIKIDLPPFTLIGATTRAGSLTSPLRDRFGIVQRLEFYQVPDLQHIVGRSARYMGLELSEEGALEVARRSRGTPRIANRLLRRVRDYAEVRHDGTISLDVASQALDMLNVDVEGFDYMDRKLLLAVIDKFFGGPVGLDNLAAAIGEERETIEDVLEPYLIQQGFLQRTPRGRMATVRAWDHFGIKPPELP
- the ruvA gene encoding Holliday junction branch migration protein RuvA gives rise to the protein MIGRLRGIILEKQPPLVLLEAGGVGYEVHMPMTCFYELPDVGKEAVIFTQFVVREDAQLLFGFNNKQERTLFRELIKTNGVGPKLALAILSGMSAQQFVNAVEREEAAALVKLPGIGKKTAERLIVEMKDRFKGLHGDLFTPAADLVLTSPASATDGDAEQEAVAALVALGYKPQEASRMVSKIAKPDANSETLIREALRAAL